The Silene latifolia isolate original U9 population chromosome X, ASM4854445v1, whole genome shotgun sequence genome contains the following window.
CTAAGGATAAAGAGGGACTGAGCACTAGAGGGCCGCTCTTTTGTAAGTCTAGATTATGGCACCTTCCCGGACCCTGAAAGTGGAGAATTTTAATTTGGAAGATTCTCTCCAAGACTTTACCTGTAGGAAGGGAACTCCTCAGGAGGAATTTGATGAATGAACACTCATGGTGCCTGTGTAACGGGCAGGTCCCTGCTCTGGAAACATTGGAACATCTTTTTAGGGACTGTGAAACGGTTATAAGGGTATGGGTGGGATCGAATCTGGGGCTTACCCCAAATCACTCGGGTACTGTGGATTTAGGATTGTGGATAATAAATTGGATTACTTATCTTGAGAAACTTGTGGATGGGGAAATGAGAGTGATTCAGTTCACATATTCTTGCCCTTTAGGACATATAAATCTTCTGGCTAACTATAGCGACGTAACACGAGGTACGTCAATAACTATAGAACTTAACTATAGAACTAGAAATGGCTAAGCTTAGGCGGACTAAATCCTAAAAAGATTTAGAAAGAAAATGCTGATTTTTAAATGTAGAattaaagataaaatttataaaatgacACACTAATTAACTGTATAATTATAACAGAAATAATATATATAGTCTTCTTTCATGATAAAGAATAAAAGAattcttatatataaaatgtaattataattataatatgtcTTTTAAGAAATTAGATTAACATTTTATTACATAGGATATGTTACAACCTTATTGTGACCACAACCATGAGGAAAGGTTTTGACTTATCTAAAgatataaaagaaaagaatgaattCTAATACAACTGAAAGAATATTAAGAAAAATCTTATTTAAATAAGACAGGTGCAGGTACACATTTACAAATATAAAAAGAATACAAGAGTACGAAGCATTTATGCTCTTATTTAAATAAGACAGGTGCAAGTACACATTTACAAATATAAAAAGAATACAAGAGTAAGAAGCGTTTATGAGTATAACGTAGGAAAGTAAGTTCTTATACCATAGGATAAGAATGAACGTAGAAAATGTCTTAACGAAATTCATTTAATAAAAAAGAAGAATGAAAGAAAGTATGGAACCTCACCTTTATATTAGAAAGCAGATCTATCTTATAGAAAGAGAAGACTGACTACGACTACTTAAATCACAGAATGAGCACGGAATAATATCATGTTTAGAGGTGAGAAGTTTCACCCGGAAGGTTACTATAAGGTTTGGTCTCAAACGGTGGGGGATGTGGTGAACATTCTTGAGTTGAAAGAGAAAGGGTTGATCGACAAAGGTGAGATGTTTGTGGATCCGACAATGTCTGAGCTAAGAAGGATCCGTGATGGCTACCCTCATCGTCTCATCGGTGGGACTGGGATTTGTGAGGTCACAAGGGTTAAAGTGGATGCAGGCAAGATCCTGTGATGCGGGAATTGGGTGGGTGGCTTATCATGGTGGGGGATCGTCCTTCTTTAAAGGGAGGACTAGAATAAGGGCGGAATCAGCACTCCAAGCGGAAGCATTGGGGATAAGAAGAGTTCTGTCCCGGGCTCGTGATTGTGGATTGCTGTATTTGGACATATCATCATTTTGTCTGCAACTGGTGGCACAAATTGCAGGGATTCAGGAGTCACATCACCTTGTTAAAGGAATTCTGAAGGACATTCTTACGCTAAGTTCTGATTTTCATTGTTTATGCATTAGTTTTAGGCCTAGGACTCTTAACAAAGTTCCATGAATATGTAGCAAAACTATCTTTCaacttgccaaaaaaaaaaacagactaATTTCACCTCCTGTCATCTCGTCGTCTTACGTCACCACCATGACAACTGTGGTCCCTGGAGCTTTTCCCATCTTGCTCCACTCTTTTACTTGGAACCTCAAAGTCCGAAACTCTCCTCTTGCTCCTCGGTTCATCTCTCTCGTCCCTTCTACTTCTACACTCATCTATTTCAGGCTCTCTTCCTGTAACCTGCTCCTTCTTTCTTGTCCTCTCTATCAATATCAGAGGACCTTTTTCTATGTTCATTATCATCCCTCGTTTCTCGATAATCCCAGTTATTTTTCTGGTCACTGTGCTTGCTATCATGCCGATCGTTACCATCACTCCTATCATGCCGATCGCTCCCATCACTCCTATGATCTTTTCTAAAGTGTCTGTGATCCCTCTTACCATCATGCCTCGGTTTATCATCTAGATCTCCTCGTCTATGTCGGTGACTCAATTCTTTGCTTCCATATATTCTGTGTTTTACATCAGCAGTAGCATTGCTGCCAGATTTATGACTTCTCTTATCTCCTTGATCTCCATGTCTTCTTTCTTGTCGTGGACTTCCACCTTCATCAAATACCATCTCATAGCTGCAAATGTAAGTAGTGTCGTTAAATACGAGGCATGTTTAGGGGATGAGGGTATCAACAGGCCAAAAGCTTGATCACTAACTCTGCATGTTTAACTCCACCACGCTGCTTATTATCATCCTTCAAGATATATTTCTGATTTGGGAGGGTATTAGACCCATCAGCACAATCTTTCGCGAGATGGTCTAGTGAACCACATTTGTAGCATCCTTTTCCTGCATATGAAAGAGAAAGGTAACCAATAAAATAATTTTAATATTACATTAAACTAAAGATTGAGCCCATTTGTATTATAATCAACTAACATATACATCCTGGTGTAATAGAAATATTAACATTTCGATCCGGTTAAAACTCATCATCACTACACCAACATTCCAGAGATCCCATAAGTGATGGGGAAAGGGGTCGTCTTACCACTATGTTAAACGCCACAGAGGATATTTTTGAATGGCCGACAATGAAAATTGTGTCAAAAACTGCATCAAATGTTATTTTGTAATAAAAAGAACTACAAGTGTAGTGATTCATGTTGCTTCAATCTATCATATTCCAAAACCAAAGAATAGTGAATTTATGGATCCATTAAAAATGAAAACTCCAACCTGGGGACTCAATACATAACCAAAATAATTGTATAAGCCATAAATTTTGTAGGCGATCAAACATCGCCAAGTTCTTTCCAGCACTATTTACTCCAGATTCCGGAAAAGAGGTGCTGGCCAGGGCAAGAGTAAGgactaagggggcgtttggtacgggaaagggtaagagagggaaatgaatgggatcacccatattatagttgggtgtttggttgaaaattagagagaaagggaattaaaagccaacatccaccacctccaccaccattacccaccacctgccaccattAGCTACACCGGCACCACCACAAGTAGCGGCGCCGCCGATCTTCCTCACGGTACCCCACGGCAAACCTAATCACCGCGCCTCACGCCTTCAACAAACACCACAATCCCGACCCCAAACACCTTATTCATTCTAAAAAATCCGCCATGACCCTCTTCGAAACCCCCACCCCACCCCTTaaaacaccagatctggtgtGGCCGGCGTCGGGCGGTTTCAGTGGTGTGGCCAAggaaggtgttggtggtggttggtgggggTGGGAGAATTATTGAAGGTGTTGGTGTTGTGTTTAGTGGTTGAGGATATGGGGTAGCGTTGACAGGCGGcgtcgctggtggtggttgtgtcggcgttgttggtggtggttgtcggtgtggtgggtgtagggtgtaggtggcagtggttgacggtgtgggagggtgtggtgggtgttggtgggAGTGGTGGAAATAGGGAGTAGGAGGAAGAAGGGGTTATGGGGTTATGGGCTTACCCAAGGGGGGGAAGGGTATGGATGAGAATGGTTTTGGGGGTAAGGAGGGGTATGGGTTACCCTttctttgtgtcaaacaaacaacaacaaaaggaatcaaccatttttattctctttccctttccttattccccccaaccaaacgccccctaagcaTTTTGTATTTGGGGCCAAACTATTCAGCCAAATAATCCATTATGAAATTTTTTAATGAACATTTGGCATTTGTTGGATGTACACAACTTAACAGATAGCAGTTGTTTCCCATACCCATAACATTAGGTCGAGAATAAAATGAATGTACACAAGTTAAAAGATAGCAGTTGTTTGCGCATCACCCGTAAGGGAAATAGGTAAAGAGTTCCCAAGTTCGGACTGACTTACATCACAATATATGAAGCGCATAAACTTTTTTAAAAAGCAAGAAAAGATATTCAGCTGAAATATAAAGCTTTCAGAAGTTACGTTCTTCAGAACCAAAATTTCTTTTGGAGAAACAAATTCAACAAAAGATGTAAGCGGGAAAAAGAGGCACAAGTGTGCAcacaaggaaaaaaaaagaaccaTCTAGAAACTATCAACAACCGACCTTGGATTCCCTTCCGCCGAAATTGATTCGATAGCTTGGAAACACTCTGACTGAAATCTACGTAAATCCTCCGATCATCAATTAATGCATTGTCCATCTGCAGCAAATATATGTAGGGATTATTTTTCAAACGTTATTTAAGATATGCCTTCTCCCATTACTTTGTTTCACACATTCACCTCTCTTATTTCATTTGGGAAGGGGAGACAGTTTGGAAGGTTGGTTGGGGAAACTACAATAAATTCCTAAGCTCGTCATGTAGACTCAGTTCGAATATCATGTGCACATCTCAGGGACAGTCGGCTATTTTGCAAAATTGTGGGACAAACTCATTTCAACACGGAAGTCAAGCTTCTAACTTATGGACCACCATTGCTTGAGACTTGTTATTTCCCTCCTACTCTAACATAAAGTCACCCACAGTTACTCTTTAACCTCCCTTCTTCACTAACTACTGAGTTGTCAATTACTCTATCCACCTACTTTCTTTCTTTATCCCTAATGTAAATCCTAGTTTCTTACTTCATAGGGGGGAATACCCTAGTTTCTTACCCCTCACATAAAATAATTGCATTTGACCCACTTCCAGCTTAAACATGAGTAGAGACGAAGTGAAGAGGAAGAAAAAGCACTTGAAAGAAGTGGGAAAGAAAAAGAAGGGAAACAAAGAGTACATGTTCAAAGGAAGGCAACACGCCAGAATGTTGATCTCATGGCTCGAAAAATGAGTTTTAGCAGTATACACCCTACATAACTCCTCGAAAAAAATATATCCACATCCACTTGAAGAAGAAAGAGAAGAATGGgaaaacttgaaaaaaaaaaaaaaaaaaaaaaaaaaaaaaaaaaaggaagggcACACAAGGAGCACAGATTCAAGGGGAAGTCAACAACTCAACATGTCGAAACGTTGGCTTTTATGGCTGAACAAGAGTGTTGGTAGTGTTTTATTAAACTATCTATCAGGAGTgaacaaaacccaaaaaaaaagtataaaagGTTGTGCATTGCCAAATGTTTTGTAACGAATAATgtgacaaaaaaaaattcaatatgGTATGCAGCGAGAGAAAACCTTAAAATAAGCACGCTCACAGGCATCTTTATCTTCAAACTCTATTACAATCAGATATTATGTCAGTCCACACAGCAACATGTCTAACAGAAAATGTTAAGTCATCAAACGAAATCCAAATGTTGACTAATGCAATGAGGACTGCCGGATATTTGCATATTTGAAATTAATAATATGAAGGTAGTGAGATTTATATACATAAGCCAATATGCAGATATTGTGTAAATGACTTGATGTATGCTTGCATAGAGTGCGAATGTTAATTGTGTACTTACCAATGAAAGCATAGCAAAGGCTGTCCCCAGTCTTGTAATCACGAATAACCTCAGCCCTGTCAGATGTCAGCACAATTAGTACTTCAAACAGGTTCCATATCAACTGGAGCAATCTATAGATAGATCACATGTTAAACATACGATGTAACAGTCCCAAAACGTGAAAATATTGTATGCAGGTCCTCATCCTGAAGAAAAAAACATAACATATCACATGCATAAGTTGTTGTCTAGAATTGAGAATGCTAGTGTTATACATTTAATAATAATTCTTGTAAAGACAAAATCAAGTCTATCTCCCTTTCCTTTCCATCACTTTCAGGACACAGGTTGTCCGGGTATCAGATTTTCTTTCTCCATACATCTCCCTTCCCTTCAATCATGTCTCCTAAAAAAAACATCCTCTCTCCTTTGCCTCCAGTTTTTGCATCAATGAAACTAGTATTGTCAAATACATGAACGCTACGATGCTAAATTTTTTTGATCGCGGATCACATTCATGCTCTTTCAATTTTAATAACCAAGGGGTCTAACACTTTTCTAATCACTCCCACTGCTTTTGGTCTGCCTCTTTTTGTTACACAGATCATGAGTGGAATTTTCATAACTTCTGGGATTAGCAAATG
Protein-coding sequences here:
- the LOC141623850 gene encoding peptidyl-prolyl cis-trans isomerase CYP59-like isoform X1, with the translated sequence MVVTSLGDLVIDLFTDRCPFTCKNFLKLCKIKYYNGCLFHTVQKDFTAQTGDPTGSGSGGDSIYKFIYGDQARFFNDEVHSDLKHLKTGTVAMASAGENLNASQFYITLRDDLDYLDEKHTVFGEVAEGHETLMRINEAYVDDKGRPFKNIRIKHTYVLDDPFEDPSQLAELIPDASPEGKPKEEVFDEVRLEDDWVPMDSQLAPEELEEAIRTKEAHSRAVVLETIGDLPVADVKPPENVLFVCKLNPVTEDEDLHTIFSRFGTVTSAEVIRDYKTGDSLCYAFIEFEDKDACERAYFKMDNALIDDRRIYVDFSQSVSKLSNQFRRKGIQGKGCYKCGSLDHLAKDCADGSNTLPNQKYILKDDNKQRGGVKHADYEMVFDEGGSPRQERRHGDQGDKRSHKSGSNATADVKHRIYGSKELSHRHRRGDLDDKPRHDGKRDHRHFRKDHRSDGSDRHDRSDGNDRHDSKHSDQKNNWDYRETRDDNEHRKRSSDIDREDKKEGAGYRKRA